From the genome of Gorilla gorilla gorilla isolate KB3781 chromosome 4, NHGRI_mGorGor1-v2.1_pri, whole genome shotgun sequence, one region includes:
- the LOC109027007 gene encoding uncharacterized protein, producing MQQLERGGHAQQTAPDASRLRAKTRRRQTHRRGSPTLDTAAASWEAQETPGSRRKPPGTQSPPAAPIWGRTWGPDACGNQGLPKIPGGGITSQRGTQPVRGASEHSVCPNPAPWCCSASGCGVPGEEPSGGPRLRGAGRWQRP from the coding sequence ATGCAACAGCTCGAGCGCGGGGGACACGCGCAGCAGACGGCCCCAGACGCCTCAAGGCTGCGCGCGAAGACACGGCGCAGGCAGACTCACAGACGGGGCTCCCCCACCCTGGACACGGCGGCAGCGAGTTGGGAAGCCCAGGAAACCCCGGGTTCCCGTCGGAAGCCTCCTGGTACCCAGTCCCCTCCTGCAGCACCAATCTGGGGCAGGACATGGGGCCCCGACGCCTGCGGGAACCAGGGGCTCCCCAAAATCCCCGGGGGAGGAATTACCTCGCAGCGGGGGACGCAACCCGTTCGGGGTGCCAGCGAGCACAGCGTCTGCCCTAACCCGGCGCCCTGGTGCTGCTCGGCATCAGGGTGCGGGGTCCCGGGAGAGGAGCCGTCCGGGGGGCCGCGGCTCAGGGGCGCGGGGCGATGGCAGCGGCCATAG